CTTCCGGCTGGCAGCGCTTTCGAACCATCACCCTGCCGCTGCTCCAGCCCACGACTTTCTTCATCCTGGTGACTTCCTTGATCGGTTCCTTTCAAGTATTCACCGCCATCTACGTAATGACCGGCGGCGGCCCGGCGCGCAGCACCGACGTGGTGGTGCATCACATCTATCAGGCCGCCTGGGCCAATCTGCGCATGGGCTATGCCTCGGCCATGTCGATGGTCTTGTTCGTGATCATCATGATCGCCACTTGGCTGCAGTTCCGGCTGTTGGGAAAGCAGGTGGACTATGCTTAGCGCCCTGAAAGCAAAACTCTTCCGGCTCGCGCGCTACTCCGTTTTGATCGCGCTCGCTATTTCCATGCTGCTACCGTTTTGGTGGATGGTCTCGACCTCGCTGATGACGGACACGGAGGTGTTTCATTATCCGCCGCGCCTGTTGCCGCACGCGCCGCGCTGGCAAAACTATCCCGAGGCCATGGCGCTGCAGCCGTTTGGCCGGTTTTTTCTGAACACCATCCTCATCACGAGTTTTTCAGTGGCCGGGCAATTGCTGTTCTGCTCGATGGCGGCCTACGCCTTTGCCCGCCTGCGCTTCAGGTGGCGCGACCGCCTCTTTGCCCTGTATCTCGCCACCATGATGGTGCCGGCGATCGTCACGCTGATTCCGGCCTTTTTGCTCATCGTTGCCGTTGGCTGGATGAACACCTACGCGGCCTTGATCACGCCGGGCTTGTCGAGCGTCTGGGGCATTTTCCTGTTGCGGCAATTTTTCCTGACCATTCCCCAAGAGTTGGAAGAGGCGGCGCGCCTAGATGGCGCCGGTGAATTTGCTATCTATGCCCGCGTCATTCTGCCGCTCTCCACGCCGGCACTCGCGACGCTCGCCATTTTCGCTTTCATGAACAGTTGGAAGGATTTTCTCTGGCCGCTGATCGTCACCAATCAAACCGAGATGCGGCCGGTGGAGCTGGGCATCGCGGCGTTCAGTACGATCTACGCGCTCGATTGGACGCATCAAATGGCGGCGGCGGTGATCGTGATGCTGCCCATCGTGCTCGTCTTCTTCTTCGCGCAGCGCTATTTTGTGAAAGGCATCACGCTGACGGGAATGAAGGGGTAATCCGCAGGTCAAATGAACCCGCCAAACAAGTTTGAATGACAGCGCACGAGTCTCAGGAGTTCATATGAAGAAACCCGGCAGCGTCGCAGTTTTCCTGTTCGCGCTTCTCATTGTTGGCCAGGTCACGGCCCAGGAGGGCTTGATCCCGGCATTCAAGCTGCCGGCCAATGATCTTGAGCTAAGTCGTCCGGCCCGTCCCGGCACTTACTTCGACAAGGCCGGCAGCAAATTCGCGATTCTGGGTTTGGAGAGCGGCACGTTCGAGGCCTGGGCTTATCCGCTCAAACTCTTCCGCAATTTCGAATTCTCGTTTCTGCTCGGCAGCTCGACTCAGCCTGTGGCCGCCAGCGAGCTGGTGCGCAACGTCGCCGTGACGCCGGAAGCTACCACGCTCACTTTCACTTATCAATCATTCACGCTGCGTGCCATTTTCGTCACGCCGGTAGCCGAGGCGGGCGCGATCATTTTGCTCGAAGTGAACACCACCGCGCCGCTCACCATTGTGTGCAGCTTCCTGCCGGTGTTGCAGCCCATGTGGCCGGCGGGCTTGGGCGGCCAATATGCCCGCTGGGAGGCCGCGCTGAAAGCTTATTTGATTTCGGAATCCTCGCGGCGGAATCATGCGTGGCTCGGCTCGCCGGCGGCCTCCGGCATTTCCTACACGCCGGCACACATGCTGTCCGATCAACCCAATCAATTCAAGATCGAAATCCCCAATCCGGCGGCCGTGCGGGGCAAATTCATTCCCCTGATCATGGCCGGCGGCAAGGGCAAGCGCGAGGAAATCCGGGCGATCTACGAAAAACTCGCGACCAATCCCGAGCAGTACTATCGGCAAAATGTCGAGTACTTTCGCTCGCTGCGCGCCAACACACTGCAAATCGACACGCCGAACCGGGAGTTGAATCTCGCTTTCGAATGGGCGAAAGTCGCTTTCGACAATCTGCGCGTGGAACATCCTGAGCTGGGCAAGGGTCTGGTGGCGGGACTCGGCGCTTCGGGCAGCAGCGGCCGGCCGGGCTTTGGCTGGTTTTTCGGGGGCGATGCTTACATCAACAGCTTCAGCATGAACAGCTACGGCGCGTTTGCCGCGGTGCGGGAGGCGCTGGCCTTCACGCAAAAATGGCAGCGCCACGACGGCAAGATGGCGCACGAGCTGTCACAGGCTGAAGGCTACGTCAATTGGTTCAAGGATTATCCGTACGGCTATCTGCACGGTGACACCACGCCGTTCTACCTTTGCGCGATGTACGACTATTATCAAGCGAGCGGGGATGCGACATTCCTCAGAAGCAGTTGGCCCTCCCTCCGGCGCGCCTTCGAATGGTGTCTGACCACGGATGCGAACGGCGACGGTTTGATGGACAATCGCAAAGCCGGCCTGGGCGCGCTGGAATTCGGTTCGCTCACGGACATTGAAACCGACATCTATCTTGCCGCGGTTTGGGTGCGCGCCGCGACGGTGATGCCCGATCTCGCCCGGGTTGCCGGCAAGCCGGACTTTGCGCGCACGGCCGCGCGCGTGGCGGAGCGCGCGCAAGCAGCCTTCGGTCACAAATTTTGGGACAGCCAGCGCCGGCACTACGCCTACGCATTCAATGCCGGTGGCGAGCAGGTCGCAGAAGTGACGCCGTGGCCCGCCGTCGGCTTGATGTGGCAGCTCGGTGACCCCGAGCACAGCGCGGCCACGCTGCTGAAACTGAACTCCGCCGAGTTGACTACGGATTGGGGCGCGCGCAGCTTGTCGAACAAAAGTCCGCTATTCGAGCCGTTGAACTACAACTACGGCGCGGTCTGGCCCTTTCTTACCAGTTGGGTGGCAACCGCGCAGTTTCAGCACCATTTTGCGTTGCAGGGTTACAGCTCCTTGCTCACGAGTGTGCGTCACACGTTCGATAATGCGCTCGGCTTCGTGACCGAAGTCTTCTCCGGCGAGCAGAATATCTGGCCGCAGGAGGCGGTGGCGCATCAGGGCTTTTGCAGCGCCGGCGTGGTGTTGCCGCTGGTGCGCGGCCTGCTCGGCCTGGCAGCAAATGCGCCGGGAAAGCAAATTACCTTTGCCCCGCATTTTCCCGCGGATTGGAACCGGGTGACGATTCGCAACGTCCGCGCCGGCGAGGCCGCCTGCGATTTTGACTTGCAAAGAGGAGAATCACAGCTCAGGCTCCTGGTCGCCTCGCGCAATGCCGTGCCCTGCAGCGTGCAGTTTGCGCCGGCGCTTGGCCTCGGCAGCCGGATTGAAAGCGTCACGATCGACGGCCAGGCAGCCGTTTTCAGCGAGCGGGTGTCCTCGCAAACGATTCAACCCGTGATCAACTTGCTGCTGCGCGACAGCGCCAATGTCATCGTCAACTTTGTGCCCACGGTGGAGTTGTTGCCGCCGGTGATCACCAGCGACACCGGCGATCGCAACCAGGGCTTGAAAGTGATTGCAGTCAATCGCGAGCAGGGCATGCTCAGCGCCGAGGTGGAAGGGCTGGCCGGCGAGCGGTATGAACTGCCTGTGGTCAATGCCGGGAAGATCATCAGCGTGGCGGGCGGCGAACGGCAGGGCAGTGTGATTGCAATTCAGATGCCGGCGGGGGAGTGGGGCGAGTTCATCCGGCAGCAGATTCGGATTCGAACCGAATGAAGCATGCCCCCTCAAGATTGTGTGGCAGAGTAAGTATAGGCGCGCGGAACGAAATCCGCGCTGTTCAACAGC
This genomic window from bacterium contains:
- a CDS encoding carbohydrate ABC transporter permease — protein: MLSALKAKLFRLARYSVLIALAISMLLPFWWMVSTSLMTDTEVFHYPPRLLPHAPRWQNYPEAMALQPFGRFFLNTILITSFSVAGQLLFCSMAAYAFARLRFRWRDRLFALYLATMMVPAIVTLIPAFLLIVAVGWMNTYAALITPGLSSVWGIFLLRQFFLTIPQELEEAARLDGAGEFAIYARVILPLSTPALATLAIFAFMNSWKDFLWPLIVTNQTEMRPVELGIAAFSTIYALDWTHQMAAAVIVMLPIVLVFFFAQRYFVKGITLTGMKG